The following nucleotide sequence is from Halobaculum sp. MBLA0147.
GCGGTCGAGGCGACGGTGGTCGAGGCAGAGGTACGCTACGACGACTCTGGAAGAGGCGGTTCGTACGGGCTGGAGGTTCAGTTCGACTACCGATACCGGGGCACGGCGTACACCGGTGATCGCGTGTTCCCGGGTGCGTACGTCCCGACGTACGACGAGCGGGAGGCGGCCCGCGCGGCACTCGACGGACTCGAACCGGGCGACACGACCCGCGTGTACGTCCCCCCAGACGCACCTGGAGAGGCGTTTCTGAACGACCAGCGGCCACCCGGAACGTTGGACTTCTTCTGGCTCGGGCTCGCCGTCCTGGTGATCGTCGCTCTCGACGCCATCGGTCCGCAGAACCCCGACGCGACGGCAGACCTCCGACCCGAGGGTGCCGTCCCACCGGTCCACGAGCGGTCCGTGTTCGGACGCTTCCACGACCCCCTCGGTCGCTGGACGACCCGGTCGATCGCCGTCTGTACCGTCACGCTCCTCGGCTCGTTCCTCGTCGGGTTCGGGCTGATCGTCCTCCGGAGTGGCGGGATCTTCGGCCCGGCAGCAGCGTTCTCGGTCGACCCGACGGACCCGATCGGGATCGCCGGTGTCGTGGTCGCGGCGTCGTACGTCGGGCTCGTCGTCTCGCTGTCGCTGTACGGCGCCTGGTCGTTCGTCGAGTACCGGCGCCTGCGAGAGCGCCTCGCGGACCCGACACCGCCGAGTCCGTTCCGCAATCCGTCGCGACTCGTGACGCTGGTGCGTGGTGACGACGACGATCCGAACGAGTACGTCCGCCGTGTGCGACTGACGGGGAGTGCCGTCCTCGTCGCCGCGATCCTCACCGTCTCGGCCGTGCAGGTCGTGTCGTGAGACGACGGGAGAGAGCGTCCGCCGCTGTCGAGAGCACGAGACGGAACGAGAGGGTGTGTGGCGACACGAGAGAGAACTTGCGAGTGTCCGAGAAGATCCCTCTCGGTATATGTGGTCACTCGGCGAACCCCCGAACGGAGGTACCACAGATGCCGATCCGAGACCTTGCCCGAGACGAGATCGTGAGTGTCGGTCCAGAGACACCGGTCCTCGACGTCGCCCGGCGGATGCGCGACGAGAACGTCGGGAGTGTCGTCGTCACCAACGACGACGTACCGGCGGGAATCGTCACCGACCGCGACCTGACCACCCGAGTACTCGCCGAGGCGATGGAGGCCGACGGGCACACGGCAGACGACGTGATGTCGACGAACGTGTGTGCCGTCGGCCCGGACGCTGGGGTGTACGAGGCGCTCGAAGTGATGAGCGAGAACGGCGTCCGACGACTGCCGATCTGCGGCGAGAACGACGAGATCGAGGGGATCGTCACGGCCGACGATCTGCTGGAACTCCTCGCCGACGAGAGTCGACAACTGGCGTCCGTGATACAGACCCAGCGCCCCGGCTACTGATCGTCGCCGGGTGATCTCCGATTCCCGACCGCCGACGGGTCCGACTCCCGGTCGACGACCGAGCGGGCGTTCCGACCGGCGAGTGACCCCTCGCGTGGCGACTCACCGCACCGCGAGCACGGGAACTTCACTCGTCCGGATGGTCCGTGCGGTCACACTCCCGAGGAGCTGTCGTTCGAGTCCGGTCCGTCCGTGTGTCCCCATCGTGATCAGGTCGATCCGTTCTTCGTCCGTGTAGCGCCGGATCGTCCGGTGGACTGTCCCCTCGGCGACGTGGGTCACCACGTCTACGCCGCGGTCTGTACACGCCGTCTCGACCGTCTCGACGGCCTCCTCACACCCCTCCCGGATCGTGTCGACGAGGTCGGGGAGCGTCGGCCCGGCGGCGTACGCTCCGACGAGTCCGTCTACGTCGACGACGGACAGCGCGTGGACGGTCGCGTCGAACGCGTCCGCGAGTGCGACCCCGTGTTCGATCGCCGCGAGTGCGGCCTCGCTCCCGTCGGTCGGGAGGAGGAGGCGGTCGTAGTCGGTCGGCGTCGTCGTCTCTCGCTCCGGATCGAACGCGACCGTGAGGACCGGTACGTCGCTCTGCCGGACGACGCGCTCGGTGACGCTGCCGACCAGGAGCCGGTCGAGTCCGGTGCGGCCGTGTGTCCCCATCGCGACGGCGTCGATCCCCTCGTCGGCGATGTACGCGTGGATCGCCTCCGCCGGGACACCGTGTCGAACCGCGGGACGACACGGGAGTCCGTGATCGGTCACGACACGCTCGACACGGTCGACCGCCGCTTCCGCTCCCGCCTCCAGCGCGCTCACTCGCCCGGCGGCGGGTGCGTCGCGAAGCGCCGCCGTGTCGGGCGAGGAGCG
It contains:
- a CDS encoding DUF3592 domain-containing protein; translation: MQFSIGDTTIHAPAWRVIVALLAVAAVAFTGYDYVQQSRAIDDATAVEATVVEAEVRYDDSGRGGSYGLEVQFDYRYRGTAYTGDRVFPGAYVPTYDEREAARAALDGLEPGDTTRVYVPPDAPGEAFLNDQRPPGTLDFFWLGLAVLVIVALDAIGPQNPDATADLRPEGAVPPVHERSVFGRFHDPLGRWTTRSIAVCTVTLLGSFLVGFGLIVLRSGGIFGPAAAFSVDPTDPIGIAGVVVAASYVGLVVSLSLYGAWSFVEYRRLRERLADPTPPSPFRNPSRLVTLVRGDDDDPNEYVRRVRLTGSAVLVAAILTVSAVQVVS
- a CDS encoding CBS domain-containing protein codes for the protein MPIRDLARDEIVSVGPETPVLDVARRMRDENVGSVVVTNDDVPAGIVTDRDLTTRVLAEAMEADGHTADDVMSTNVCAVGPDAGVYEALEVMSENGVRRLPICGENDEIEGIVTADDLLELLADESRQLASVIQTQRPGY
- a CDS encoding universal stress protein; the encoded protein is MYDDILVPTEGSDSAEVAIPHAVAVATVYDATVHALSVVDERSSPDTAALRDAPAAGRVSALEAGAEAAVDRVERVVTDHGLPCRPAVRHGVPAEAIHAYIADEGIDAVAMGTHGRTGLDRLLVGSVTERVVRQSDVPVLTVAFDPERETTTPTDYDRLLLPTDGSEAALAAIEHGVALADAFDATVHALSVVDVDGLVGAYAAGPTLPDLVDTIREGCEEAVETVETACTDRGVDVVTHVAEGTVHRTIRRYTDEERIDLITMGTHGRTGLERQLLGSVTARTIRTSEVPVLAVR